The Breoghania sp. genome has a segment encoding these proteins:
- a CDS encoding bifunctional diguanylate cyclase/phosphodiesterase: MARIKHIVNWFRYSSQASRDAIVIACISFLLLFAAIQLDLYDELSHYTRRYEYVQLDEFLFVMFMAGLMAIVYAWRRLRELKVEIRQRRAAEAMAVKLTLHDALTGLPNRHKFERLVTDTIIERGNQSFAVLVLRVDNFRQTIDRFGHAVGDNLLLSISSRIAMTCGADAELARIGPSEFAVRSQPIDGDAAILDLAERLVSTLGEPFQVLGCELSISATVGVSRYPDNGTSAALLLRRAAMTRRHLFSQGNARCGLFDPSMEFALSRLNSLESRLSAAIEADEIVPYFQPIVDLGSGRTVAFECLARWQDPQLGWVAPDQFIPIAEECGHISKLGDRLLRKACSEAMKWPSGIGLSYNISGVQLRDHTLGLNVLSALGEVGLSPWRLELEITETALVNDIQVARDTLEILANTGVSLALDDFGTGHSSLRYICDFPIHKLKIDQSFVRTMCKRRESEQVVNAVIGLARGLGIASTAEGIENKAQWRFLRQLGCQYGQGYLFGKPMPASAVLEYLAKEGRKKIYSARRMSA, from the coding sequence ATGGCGCGAATTAAGCACATAGTGAACTGGTTCCGATACTCCTCGCAGGCTTCGCGCGACGCGATCGTGATCGCCTGCATCAGTTTCCTGCTGCTGTTTGCCGCTATCCAGCTGGATTTGTACGACGAACTGTCCCACTACACGCGCCGTTACGAGTATGTGCAGTTAGACGAGTTTCTGTTTGTCATGTTCATGGCTGGCCTTATGGCCATCGTCTATGCGTGGCGTCGCCTTCGCGAGCTCAAGGTCGAGATCCGGCAGAGGCGGGCAGCCGAAGCAATGGCCGTCAAACTGACCTTGCACGATGCCCTGACGGGCCTTCCAAATCGCCACAAATTCGAACGACTTGTGACCGACACGATTATCGAGAGAGGCAATCAGAGCTTTGCGGTTCTGGTGCTGCGGGTGGACAATTTCCGGCAGACAATCGATCGTTTCGGCCATGCGGTTGGAGACAATCTGCTTCTGTCCATTTCCAGCCGCATTGCCATGACCTGCGGAGCGGACGCCGAATTGGCGCGTATCGGTCCGAGCGAGTTCGCGGTCAGGTCTCAGCCGATCGACGGCGACGCAGCCATTCTGGACCTCGCCGAAAGGCTGGTCAGCACGCTGGGCGAACCATTCCAGGTGCTCGGTTGCGAGTTATCCATATCGGCGACCGTCGGCGTCTCCCGTTATCCCGACAATGGCACCTCAGCCGCACTGCTTTTACGCCGGGCGGCGATGACCAGACGACACTTGTTTTCGCAAGGCAATGCGCGATGCGGCCTTTTCGACCCAAGCATGGAGTTCGCACTGTCACGCCTGAACAGCCTGGAAAGCCGGCTGAGTGCGGCCATCGAAGCGGATGAAATCGTACCCTATTTCCAGCCCATCGTGGATCTGGGGAGCGGGCGCACTGTGGCTTTCGAATGCCTGGCGCGTTGGCAGGATCCTCAATTGGGTTGGGTGGCGCCCGACCAGTTCATTCCGATTGCGGAAGAATGCGGGCATATTTCGAAACTCGGCGACAGGTTGCTGCGCAAGGCTTGCAGTGAAGCCATGAAATGGCCCTCTGGCATCGGTTTGTCATACAACATTTCAGGTGTGCAGCTGCGCGACCATACGCTTGGTCTGAACGTGTTGTCCGCACTCGGCGAGGTTGGGCTAAGCCCCTGGCGTCTGGAGCTGGAGATCACCGAAACGGCATTGGTGAACGATATTCAGGTTGCGCGCGACACCCTGGAAATTCTCGCGAATACAGGGGTCTCCCTGGCGCTCGATGACTTTGGCACCGGCCATTCCAGTCTGCGCTACATCTGCGATTTCCCCATCCACAAGCTCAAGATCGACCAGTCTTTCGTGCGCACCATGTGCAAGCGGCGCGAGAGCGAGCAGGTTGTCAACGCGGTGATTGGTTTGGCGCGCGGGCTCGGCATCGCCTCCACGGCGGAAGGGATCGAGAACAAGGCGCAGTGGCGCTTCCTGCGCCAGCTCGGGTGCCAATATGGTCAGGGCTACCTGTTTGGAAAGCCAATGCCTGCGAGCGCGGTGCTTGAATATCTCGCCAAGGAAGGGAGAAAAAAGATCTATTCCGCGCGGCGCATGAGCGCCTGA
- the glyS gene encoding glycine--tRNA ligase subunit beta, producing the protein MSDLLLELFCEEIPARMQRRAAEDLKSLVTNALVDAGLVYEGTKAFATPRRLTLHVAGLPTRSPDTREERKGPRVGAPEKALEGFLRGAGLSSVDEAKIVNDPKKGDFYVAVIEKPGREASEVIAETVAETVHKFPWPKSMRWGAASAEPGSLRWVRPLHSILCTFGPETEEPDVITVEVEGVASGNTTAGHRFLAPEPFSVRRFDDYVTKLEKAKVVLDADRRKDMIAHDARDRALALGLELVEDEGLLEEVAGLVEWPVILVGSFDEAFLEVPDEVIRATIRANQKCFVLRDPATGRLANRFVLISNLEATDGGAKIIAGNEKVIRARLSDAKFFWDTDLKTRLENNVDKLSSIVFHEKLGSQAERVARLEALSKVIAPMVGADEAKAERAAHLAKADLVSHMVFEFPEVQGLMGRYYAARQGEDAAVANAIEQHYKPQGPSDDVPAEPVAIAVALADKLDLLTGFWAIDEKPTGSKDPYALRRAALGVIRIVLANKLRLPLLKLFDAARPGFGEANDLLSFFADRLKVHLREEGARHDLIDAVFALDGQDDLQMIVKRVEALGSFLATEDGASLLAGTKRATNILRIEEKKSGQSFAGRPQATHLVEEEEIALAAAVDAARSEAEAAVRHEDFAAAMTALAKLRAPVDRFFEEILVNAEDPAIRENRLKLLSEIREATLTVADFTRIEG; encoded by the coding sequence ATGTCCGATCTTCTCCTCGAACTGTTCTGCGAGGAAATCCCGGCGCGCATGCAACGCCGCGCCGCGGAAGACCTGAAGTCCCTTGTGACCAACGCTCTGGTTGATGCAGGTCTTGTCTACGAAGGTACGAAAGCCTTCGCGACCCCCCGCCGTCTCACCCTTCATGTGGCCGGTCTTCCGACCCGGTCTCCCGATACCCGCGAAGAGCGAAAAGGGCCGCGCGTCGGCGCGCCTGAAAAGGCGCTTGAAGGTTTCCTGCGCGGTGCGGGACTTTCCTCCGTTGATGAGGCGAAGATCGTCAATGACCCCAAGAAGGGCGACTTTTACGTCGCGGTGATCGAAAAGCCGGGCCGCGAGGCGAGCGAAGTGATTGCCGAGACGGTTGCCGAGACGGTTCACAAGTTCCCCTGGCCGAAGTCCATGCGCTGGGGGGCGGCGTCCGCCGAACCGGGCTCGCTGCGCTGGGTCCGCCCGCTGCATTCCATCCTGTGCACCTTCGGTCCGGAGACCGAAGAGCCGGATGTCATCACCGTCGAGGTGGAGGGCGTTGCCAGCGGCAACACCACCGCCGGGCATCGTTTCCTGGCGCCGGAGCCCTTCTCCGTGCGCCGCTTCGATGATTATGTGACCAAGCTGGAAAAGGCCAAGGTCGTGCTTGATGCCGACCGGCGCAAGGACATGATCGCGCATGATGCGCGCGACCGTGCATTGGCGCTCGGGCTGGAACTGGTGGAAGACGAGGGCCTTCTGGAAGAAGTGGCAGGCCTTGTGGAATGGCCGGTCATTCTCGTCGGCTCCTTTGACGAGGCTTTCCTGGAGGTGCCCGATGAAGTCATCCGCGCCACCATCCGCGCCAACCAGAAATGTTTCGTGCTGCGCGATCCGGCCACGGGCCGGCTCGCCAACCGTTTCGTTCTGATCTCCAATCTTGAGGCCACGGACGGTGGCGCGAAGATCATCGCGGGCAACGAGAAAGTCATCCGCGCGCGGCTTTCCGATGCCAAGTTCTTCTGGGATACGGACCTCAAGACCCGGCTGGAAAACAACGTCGACAAGCTCTCCTCCATCGTCTTCCATGAAAAGCTCGGCAGCCAGGCAGAGCGTGTGGCGCGCCTTGAAGCGCTTTCCAAGGTCATCGCGCCGATGGTGGGCGCCGATGAGGCGAAGGCGGAACGGGCGGCCCATCTCGCCAAGGCCGATCTTGTCTCCCACATGGTCTTCGAGTTCCCTGAGGTTCAGGGCCTGATGGGGCGCTATTACGCCGCCCGCCAGGGCGAGGATGCGGCGGTGGCCAACGCCATCGAGCAACATTACAAGCCGCAAGGCCCGTCCGATGACGTGCCTGCAGAACCGGTCGCCATCGCGGTGGCGCTCGCCGACAAGCTCGATCTCCTGACCGGTTTCTGGGCCATTGATGAAAAGCCCACCGGCTCCAAGGATCCCTACGCCCTGCGCCGCGCCGCCCTCGGCGTCATCCGCATCGTGCTTGCGAACAAGCTTCGCCTGCCGCTGTTGAAGCTCTTTGACGCCGCCCGCCCCGGCTTTGGCGAGGCCAATGACCTGCTCTCCTTCTTCGCGGATCGCCTGAAGGTGCATCTGCGAGAAGAGGGCGCACGCCACGATCTGATCGATGCGGTCTTCGCGCTCGATGGTCAGGACGATCTGCAGATGATCGTCAAGCGGGTTGAGGCTTTGGGTTCGTTCCTCGCGACGGAAGACGGCGCCTCGCTGCTTGCAGGCACCAAGCGCGCGACCAACATCCTGCGCATCGAGGAAAAGAAGTCCGGGCAGAGCTTTGCCGGTCGTCCGCAGGCAACCCATCTTGTCGAAGAAGAAGAAATCGCGCTGGCTGCGGCCGTCGATGCGGCGCGTTCGGAAGCCGAAGCTGCCGTTCGCCATGAAGACTTCGCCGCCGCGATGACGGCGCTTGCCAAGCTGCGTGCGCCGGTCGACCGCTTCTTTGAAGAGATCCTCGTCAATGCGGAAGATCCCGCCATTCGCGAGAACCGCCTGAAGCTTCTGAGCGAAATTCGCGAGGCAACGCTGACGGTTGCAGACTTCACGCGCATCGAAGGATAG
- the moaB gene encoding molybdenum cofactor biosynthesis protein B: MSRIDESRPFIPVRIAVLTVSDTRALEDDRSGATLVARLEEAGHKLAAREIATDDVTAIRAVVQRWIADETVDVIISTGGTGFTGRDVTPEAIEPLFEKRMDGFSEVFHRISYDKIGTSTVQSRATGGVANATYIFVLPGSPGACKDAWDGILKAQLDYRHMPCNFVEIMPRLDEHLKRGKLRKG; the protein is encoded by the coding sequence ATGAGCCGCATCGACGAAAGCCGCCCTTTCATCCCGGTTCGCATCGCGGTTCTGACCGTGTCCGACACGCGCGCCCTGGAAGACGATCGCTCCGGAGCGACGCTGGTCGCGCGCCTGGAAGAGGCAGGCCACAAACTGGCCGCGCGCGAGATCGCGACCGATGACGTGACAGCCATTCGTGCCGTGGTGCAGCGCTGGATCGCCGATGAGACGGTGGACGTGATCATTTCCACCGGGGGCACCGGCTTCACCGGTCGCGACGTGACGCCCGAAGCCATCGAACCGCTGTTCGAAAAGCGTATGGATGGCTTCTCGGAGGTCTTTCACCGCATTTCCTACGACAAGATCGGAACCTCCACCGTGCAATCTCGGGCCACCGGCGGGGTCGCGAATGCGACCTATATTTTCGTGCTGCCCGGCTCCCCCGGAGCCTGCAAGGACGCCTGGGACGGCATCCTGAAAGCTCAGCTCGACTACCGCCACATGCCCTGCAATTTCGTGGAGATCATGCCGCGTCTCGACGAGCACCTGAAACGCGGCAAGCTCAGGAAGGGCTAG
- a CDS encoding ceramidase domain-containing protein, with product MLSQLLGTFSARNWPAKLAEPYAPLQTAVAYSSPKRYHVGKRANLAPGHLPVTLENEQDTSLTRSVACGGVVRKARDAAQQVRNARRIEHAMDPTQLVVAYCERLDGAFWAEPANAVSNLAFFMTTGGIFWVLLRKRRLDLPVIGLSTLVAVIGVSSFLFHTLATPLTSALDILSIAIFILAVFFFAILRLFKVGLTGATLVTVGFLGLSWLLSLLLGPILGVSAMYIGPLLSLFAIALSIAPNNRKIALGFFMTGLMFALSVTFLTMDQQFCDLFPIGTHFMWHVLNAVVAYMLLRLVIYAKQKHQPAPTHPA from the coding sequence ATGCTTTCACAACTCCTGGGAACCTTTTCTGCTCGGAACTGGCCAGCGAAGCTCGCCGAGCCGTACGCGCCGCTGCAAACTGCGGTAGCATATTCATCGCCCAAGCGTTATCACGTCGGGAAGCGGGCGAATCTAGCGCCTGGTCACTTGCCAGTCACGCTGGAAAATGAGCAAGATACCAGCCTGACGAGGTCGGTTGCATGCGGTGGCGTCGTCCGCAAAGCGCGCGATGCCGCGCAGCAAGTCCGAAACGCGCGGCGGATTGAGCACGCAATGGATCCAACCCAGTTAGTCGTCGCCTATTGCGAACGCCTGGACGGAGCCTTCTGGGCAGAACCGGCCAATGCGGTTTCCAATCTGGCCTTCTTCATGACAACGGGCGGCATCTTTTGGGTCCTTCTGCGCAAGCGCAGGCTGGACCTTCCGGTCATTGGCCTCAGCACCCTGGTCGCCGTCATCGGTGTTTCCTCTTTTCTTTTCCACACATTGGCCACGCCCCTGACCAGCGCACTGGACATCCTGTCCATCGCGATCTTCATCCTTGCGGTTTTCTTTTTTGCAATCCTGCGGCTGTTCAAGGTCGGTCTGACAGGCGCCACCCTTGTGACCGTCGGGTTTCTGGGGTTAAGCTGGTTGCTGTCTCTCCTTCTGGGTCCGATACTGGGCGTTTCGGCCATGTATATTGGGCCGCTTCTCAGCCTTTTTGCCATCGCGCTCTCGATCGCTCCAAACAATCGAAAGATCGCACTTGGCTTCTTCATGACGGGTTTGATGTTTGCGCTCTCGGTGACCTTTCTCACCATGGATCAACAGTTCTGTGACTTGTTTCCCATCGGCACGCATTTCATGTGGCATGTGCTCAATGCGGTTGTCGCCTACATGCTGTTGCGCCTCGTGATTTACGCAAAACAAAAGCATCAGCCCGCACCTACTCACCCGGCATAA
- a CDS encoding NADP-dependent malic enzyme: MDQKPKKLSELEEAALYFHRYPRPGKLEIQATKPLGNQRDLALAYSPGVAAPCRAIADDPGAADHYTSRGNLVAVVSNGTAVLGLGAIGPLASKPVMEGKAVLFKKFAGIDVFDIEIDAREVDRMVDVISALEPTFGGINLEDIKAPECFQVEARLRECMNIPVFHDDQHGTAIIVAAAVRNAMEFVGKDISKAKIVASGAGAAALACLNLLVSLGASKENIWVTDLAGVVYEGREELMDEWKATFARKTDKRKLAEVIDDADIFLGVSAAGVLKPDMVKRMAKNPLILALANPNPEIMPEDVAAVRDDAMMCTGRSDYPNQVNNVLCFPHIFRGALDVGATTINEEMKLAAAMAIAELAKEEPSEAAAQAYGGNTPTFGPTYLIPSAFDQRLILRIAPAVAKAAMETGVARRPIADFEAYLDELNRFVFRSGLIMKPVFAAAKNAGKRVIYADGEDERVLRAAQILLEDGTARPILIGRPNVLASRCERFGLRVRPGTDFDFINPEDDPRYRDYVDEFLLRMGRKGVTPDGARRIIRANNTAIGAVAVRRGDADALICGLDGRFDRHRLMLDQVIGRAPGVHELSTMSLLINSKGAHFLSDTYVSDNPSAEEVAEMTLLAAGQIARFGITPKVALLSSSNFGSRSCDSSTKMRAAVELLWQRAPDLEVEGEMHGDAALSPELRARVVSDSKLTGAANLLVFPTLDAANIALNLLKVMTDALHVGPILLGLAKPAHILTPSVTTRGIVNMSAFAAVEAQAIKDTEAAAQ; this comes from the coding sequence ATGGACCAAAAGCCAAAGAAGCTCAGTGAACTCGAGGAAGCCGCCCTCTATTTCCACCGCTACCCGCGACCGGGCAAGCTGGAAATTCAGGCGACCAAACCGCTGGGCAACCAGCGCGATCTGGCGCTTGCCTATTCACCGGGTGTGGCCGCTCCCTGCCGGGCGATTGCGGACGACCCGGGTGCTGCCGATCACTACACCAGCCGCGGGAACCTCGTCGCCGTCGTCTCGAACGGCACCGCGGTTCTGGGACTGGGCGCCATCGGTCCGTTGGCCTCCAAGCCGGTGATGGAAGGCAAGGCCGTCCTTTTCAAGAAATTCGCAGGCATCGATGTCTTCGATATCGAGATCGATGCGCGCGAAGTCGACCGGATGGTCGATGTCATCTCCGCTCTGGAGCCGACCTTCGGCGGCATCAATCTGGAAGATATCAAGGCCCCGGAGTGCTTCCAGGTGGAAGCGCGCCTGCGCGAATGCATGAATATCCCGGTCTTCCATGACGACCAGCATGGCACGGCCATCATCGTGGCTGCTGCGGTGCGCAACGCCATGGAATTTGTCGGCAAGGACATTTCCAAGGCCAAGATCGTGGCTTCCGGGGCGGGAGCAGCGGCGCTTGCCTGTCTGAACCTGCTCGTCTCGCTTGGCGCCAGCAAGGAGAACATCTGGGTCACCGATCTGGCCGGTGTCGTCTATGAGGGCCGCGAGGAACTGATGGACGAATGGAAGGCCACATTCGCGCGCAAGACCGACAAGCGGAAACTCGCCGAAGTCATCGACGATGCCGACATTTTCCTCGGTGTTTCCGCGGCCGGTGTCCTGAAGCCGGACATGGTGAAGCGGATGGCGAAGAACCCGCTCATCCTTGCGCTCGCCAACCCGAACCCGGAGATCATGCCGGAGGACGTCGCGGCAGTGCGCGATGACGCCATGATGTGCACCGGGCGCTCCGACTACCCCAATCAGGTCAACAACGTCCTCTGCTTCCCCCATATCTTCCGTGGCGCGCTCGACGTGGGGGCGACGACCATCAACGAGGAGATGAAGCTCGCCGCCGCCATGGCAATTGCAGAGCTCGCCAAGGAGGAGCCCTCGGAGGCCGCGGCACAGGCCTATGGAGGCAATACGCCGACATTCGGCCCGACCTACCTGATCCCCTCCGCCTTCGATCAGCGCCTCATCCTGCGTATCGCGCCCGCGGTTGCGAAGGCGGCGATGGAGACCGGGGTTGCGCGCCGTCCGATTGCGGATTTCGAAGCCTATCTCGACGAGTTGAACCGCTTTGTTTTCCGTTCCGGGCTGATCATGAAGCCCGTCTTTGCTGCCGCCAAGAATGCAGGAAAACGGGTGATCTATGCCGACGGCGAAGACGAGCGCGTCCTGCGTGCCGCGCAGATATTGCTGGAAGACGGCACCGCGCGCCCGATCCTGATCGGACGCCCGAACGTTCTGGCCAGCCGCTGCGAACGCTTCGGCCTGCGTGTGCGTCCGGGGACCGATTTCGATTTCATCAACCCGGAAGACGACCCGCGCTACCGCGACTACGTGGATGAGTTCCTGCTGCGCATGGGCCGCAAGGGCGTGACGCCGGATGGTGCGCGCCGGATCATTCGCGCCAACAACACCGCCATCGGCGCGGTGGCGGTGCGGCGCGGCGATGCGGATGCGCTGATCTGCGGGCTCGATGGCCGCTTCGACCGGCACCGGCTGATGCTCGACCAGGTGATCGGACGCGCACCCGGCGTGCACGAGCTTTCCACGATGTCGCTGCTGATCAATTCCAAGGGCGCGCATTTCCTGTCCGACACCTATGTCTCGGACAATCCGAGCGCGGAAGAGGTGGCGGAGATGACGTTGCTGGCCGCCGGTCAGATTGCGCGGTTCGGCATCACACCGAAGGTGGCGCTGCTGTCCAGCTCCAATTTCGGTTCCCGTTCCTGCGACAGCTCCACCAAGATGCGGGCTGCGGTGGAACTTCTGTGGCAGCGTGCGCCGGACCTGGAAGTGGAAGGTGAAATGCACGGCGATGCCGCTCTGTCACCGGAACTGCGCGCCCGTGTCGTCTCCGACAGCAAGCTGACGGGGGCTGCGAACCTGCTCGTCTTCCCCACGCTCGATGCGGCCAATATCGCGCTGAACCTTCTGAAGGTGATGACCGACGCGCTGCATGTCGGCCCGATCCTGCTAGGGCTCGCCAAGCCCGCGCATATTCTCACGCCTTCCGTGACCACGCGGGGCATCGTCAACATGTCGGCCTTTGCAGCTGTCGAGGCTCAGGCCATCAAGGATACGGAAGCGGCAGCGCAATAG
- a CDS encoding electron transfer flavoprotein-ubiquinone oxidoreductase, producing the protein MAETEALPERESMEFDVVIVGAGPAGLAAAIRLKQLSIEAGEELSVVVLEKGSEVGAHILSGAVIDPVAIDRLFPDWREDETHPLKTPVTTDKFMVLGPAGALRLPNFMMPPLMSNHGAYAVSLGNVARWLAEKAEALGVEIYPGFAASEVLYDDEGRVIGVATGDMGLTENGEPGPNYTRGMALLGKYVFIGEGVRGSLAKQLIAKFELDKDCEPAKFGIGLKELWRVAPEKSQPGLVQHSFGWPLDSRTGGGSFLYHLEDNQVAVGFVLHLNYENPYLSPFDEFQRFKTHPAIRDTFEGGERLSYGARAISEGGWQSVPKVCFPGGVLIGCSAGFLNVPRIKGTHNAMLSAIMAAEKAFAALKAGRANDELTDYEAEWRSSEIGKDLKTVRNVKPMWSKLGTWLGIAVGGLDMWTNSLFGFSFFGTLSHGKPDSATLKPAAQCKPINYPKPDGKISFDKLSSVFLSNTNHEEGQPIHLKVADMALQKSSEHDVYAGPSQRYCPAGVYEWIEEGEGAPRFQINSQNCVHCKTCDIKDPNGNITWTVPEGGGGPNYPNM; encoded by the coding sequence ATGGCCGAAACGGAAGCTCTGCCTGAGCGCGAGAGTATGGAATTCGATGTGGTGATTGTTGGCGCGGGCCCCGCTGGCCTCGCGGCCGCCATTCGCCTCAAACAGCTCTCCATCGAGGCCGGCGAGGAGCTTTCTGTCGTTGTGCTGGAAAAGGGCTCCGAGGTCGGGGCGCATATTCTGTCCGGCGCCGTCATCGATCCGGTCGCTATCGACCGGCTGTTCCCGGACTGGCGCGAGGATGAGACCCACCCGCTCAAGACCCCGGTGACGACCGACAAGTTCATGGTGCTGGGGCCGGCCGGTGCGCTGCGCCTTCCCAATTTCATGATGCCACCGCTGATGAGCAACCACGGGGCCTATGCGGTTTCGCTCGGCAACGTCGCGCGCTGGCTTGCGGAAAAGGCGGAAGCGCTGGGTGTGGAGATCTATCCCGGCTTTGCGGCCTCCGAAGTGCTCTATGACGACGAGGGGCGCGTGATCGGCGTGGCCACGGGCGACATGGGTCTGACGGAGAACGGCGAGCCCGGTCCCAATTACACCCGCGGCATGGCGCTTCTGGGCAAATACGTCTTCATCGGCGAAGGTGTGCGTGGCTCGCTTGCCAAGCAGCTCATCGCGAAATTCGAGCTCGACAAGGACTGCGAGCCCGCGAAATTCGGTATCGGCCTGAAGGAACTGTGGCGGGTCGCTCCGGAAAAGAGCCAGCCGGGCCTCGTTCAGCACAGCTTCGGCTGGCCGCTCGATTCCCGCACCGGCGGCGGATCGTTCCTCTATCACCTGGAAGACAATCAGGTGGCGGTCGGCTTTGTGCTGCACCTCAATTACGAGAACCCCTATCTCTCGCCCTTCGACGAGTTCCAGCGTTTCAAGACACATCCGGCGATCCGGGATACGTTCGAGGGCGGCGAGCGCCTGTCCTATGGCGCGCGCGCGATTTCCGAAGGCGGCTGGCAGTCGGTGCCGAAGGTCTGTTTCCCCGGTGGCGTGCTGATCGGGTGTTCCGCGGGCTTCCTGAACGTGCCGCGCATCAAGGGCACGCACAACGCCATGCTGTCGGCCATCATGGCGGCCGAAAAGGCATTCGCGGCGCTGAAGGCGGGCCGGGCCAATGACGAGCTGACGGACTATGAGGCCGAGTGGCGGTCCAGTGAAATCGGCAAGGACCTCAAGACGGTGCGCAACGTCAAGCCGATGTGGTCGAAACTCGGCACCTGGCTCGGCATTGCCGTTGGCGGTCTCGACATGTGGACCAACTCGCTCTTCGGCTTTTCGTTCTTCGGTACGCTCAGCCACGGCAAGCCGGACAGTGCGACGCTGAAGCCTGCCGCCCAGTGCAAGCCGATCAACTATCCCAAGCCCGACGGCAAGATCAGCTTCGACAAGCTGTCCTCGGTGTTCCTTTCCAATACCAACCACGAGGAAGGTCAGCCGATCCACCTCAAGGTTGCGGACATGGCTCTGCAGAAGTCGTCAGAGCATGACGTCTATGCCGGTCCCTCCCAGCGCTATTGCCCGGCGGGCGTCTACGAGTGGATCGAGGAAGGCGAGGGGGCGCCGCGCTTCCAGATCAACTCGCAGAACTGCGTCCACTGCAAGACCTGCGATATCAAGGACCCAAACGGCAACATCACCTGGACGGTGCCGGAAGGCGGCGGCGGGCCGAACTACCCGAACATGTAG
- a CDS encoding uracil-DNA glycosylase, whose amino-acid sequence MTAPLNPADLEVLLDFYVASGVDVALADAPVNRFEESAQHAARAQARAKAPPALPAAGIGTAPSARQPVQSQAGQPARPAPALARPAGSAPPHSGSPSAGATIPGDGAVMAAREAAGQAATLEALREVLAGFEGCNLRLTAKNLVFSDGAENARLMFVGEAPGREEDAQGVPFVGRSGKLLDQMLKAIGLSREEVYIANAVPWRPPGNRVPSPQEAEICKPFIRRQIELVDPDVLVFLGGASAKLLVGTNDGIMRLRGKWLDYQTGSRAIRAIATLHPAYLLRTPIQKRLAWRDFVKIKAALDGRA is encoded by the coding sequence ATGACCGCGCCCCTCAATCCCGCCGACCTGGAAGTGCTGCTCGACTTTTACGTCGCATCGGGCGTCGATGTGGCATTGGCCGATGCGCCGGTGAACCGATTCGAGGAAAGCGCCCAGCATGCGGCCCGCGCGCAAGCGCGCGCCAAGGCGCCCCCCGCTCTGCCTGCGGCAGGCATAGGGACTGCTCCATCTGCCCGGCAACCCGTCCAAAGCCAGGCCGGACAGCCCGCCCGCCCAGCTCCCGCGCTGGCTCGCCCGGCAGGATCTGCGCCACCCCATTCCGGCTCACCATCCGCTGGCGCGACAATTCCCGGCGATGGCGCGGTGATGGCTGCGCGTGAAGCGGCGGGACAAGCTGCCACGCTGGAGGCTCTTCGCGAAGTCCTTGCAGGTTTCGAAGGCTGTAACCTGCGCCTGACGGCCAAGAACCTCGTCTTTTCCGATGGCGCGGAGAATGCCCGACTGATGTTCGTGGGCGAGGCGCCCGGACGGGAAGAGGATGCGCAGGGCGTTCCCTTCGTCGGGCGTTCGGGCAAGCTTCTTGACCAGATGCTGAAAGCCATCGGGCTTTCACGCGAAGAGGTCTATATCGCCAATGCGGTGCCGTGGCGGCCGCCGGGAAACCGTGTTCCCTCGCCTCAGGAAGCAGAGATCTGCAAGCCATTCATCCGGCGGCAGATCGAGCTGGTGGACCCGGATGTGCTCGTGTTTCTGGGCGGAGCTTCGGCGAAACTCCTTGTGGGCACCAATGACGGTATCATGCGGCTGCGCGGCAAGTGGCTGGACTATCAGACCGGCAGCCGCGCCATCCGCGCCATTGCCACGCTGCACCCGGCTTACCTTCTGCGCACGCCCATTCAGAAACGCCTTGCATGGCGTGATTTCGTGAAGATCAAGGCTGCACTCGACGGGCGCGCGTGA